One region of Bacillus zhangzhouensis genomic DNA includes:
- the yycI gene encoding two-component system regulatory protein YycI yields MEWNKTKTIFIIAFLVLNFFLGFQYFEKRSTDHFAIIEKTDTLEEMKADGIKYGNLSDEAKIGYRITAEKKQYTKKDVDGLADQKAKSTFPKTDKDDPVTLLKMTFNKPVALPKKDIKTAATNLVNQRLLDGENYKLWNIDEETGKIVFFQTYKGKYIFQEGLDDTETIGKITLDLNDQNEVVSYQQSMVTSINEVRKETLVPALEIVKDLYTQNMLSPNTTVKKVELGYYTQYPGASTQVMVPVWRVELEGISTGSKKKTEEEYLINAIDGSTLDHIEKDDKSSME; encoded by the coding sequence ATGGAGTGGAATAAGACCAAAACGATCTTTATCATAGCCTTTCTCGTTCTCAATTTCTTTTTAGGTTTTCAATACTTTGAAAAACGGTCAACCGATCATTTTGCGATTATCGAAAAAACGGATACGCTGGAAGAAATGAAGGCAGACGGGATCAAATATGGCAATCTATCAGATGAAGCGAAGATTGGATACCGCATTACAGCTGAAAAGAAGCAATATACGAAAAAGGATGTCGACGGATTAGCTGATCAAAAGGCGAAAAGCACATTCCCGAAAACAGACAAAGATGATCCTGTCACGCTTCTTAAGATGACCTTCAACAAACCAGTTGCCTTGCCGAAAAAGGATATAAAAACAGCGGCGACGAATCTTGTGAACCAGCGTTTGCTGGATGGGGAGAATTATAAGCTGTGGAATATAGATGAAGAGACAGGAAAAATCGTCTTTTTCCAAACGTATAAAGGGAAATACATCTTCCAAGAAGGCCTTGATGATACCGAAACCATCGGGAAAATCACCTTAGATCTCAATGATCAAAACGAAGTTGTCTCTTATCAGCAGTCGATGGTGACGTCGATTAATGAAGTGAGAAAAGAAACCCTTGTCCCAGCACTTGAAATCGTGAAGGACTTATATACGCAAAATATGCTGAGCCCAAACACGACCGTGAAAAAGGTAGAGCTTGGCTACTATACGCAATACCCGGGGGCAAGCACGCAAGTCATGGTTCCTGTATGGCGGGTGGAGCTTGAAGGCATATCAACAGGTTCAAAGAAAAAGACAGAGGAAGAATATTTGATCAATGCCATCGATGGCTCAACACTTGATCATATAGAGAAAGATGACAAATCTTCAATGGAGTGA
- the yycH gene encoding two-component system activity regulator YycH, protein MKRETFKTIILTILIAISLVFTWNIWMFQPVMQDQADTGTKVVETKKISSDEPRSLIDVVKPREMFIHSNGEHFKVDQKELFQNFWNDVSLWDVKEMNDVSDQYSEQKFKNFFYGREGQRKTLDLVFNDPIPIDIFQALFKWPHKSIEYNSFDRMIVPFAQQDKANKKVYLVSYSKETVLELTIESANYRNLMDSIAAAQNKMPRYDLYTFSTNSKRDFLLPRKQKKLEAKMFFIETIKTNKFKDALFTDPSLVGEESNLNRTVYTDGTSRLEANQKDHRIQYQHRNINSSTVFQTGDLIKRSVKYFNDTGSFTDDYQYFGINSNQQLSFNMFMDGLPIVNSTKHPFGMTSLEVQWANDDILNYKRPNYILGNKASQSEQVKLMNGTELKNLIIKQTKYDDLEKIEQIFPAYQATSTASDQDQAMFVWLEPVWCMKYNGKTVILSNDLLTEGSENHGVE, encoded by the coding sequence ATGAAGCGTGAGACCTTTAAAACCATCATATTGACAATCTTAATTGCGATCAGCCTTGTATTTACGTGGAATATCTGGATGTTCCAGCCTGTCATGCAGGATCAGGCAGATACCGGCACAAAGGTCGTGGAAACGAAGAAGATTTCAAGCGACGAGCCTAGAAGTCTCATTGATGTCGTGAAGCCGCGCGAGATGTTTATCCATTCAAATGGGGAGCATTTTAAAGTGGATCAAAAGGAACTCTTTCAAAACTTTTGGAATGATGTGAGCCTTTGGGATGTCAAAGAGATGAATGATGTGTCAGATCAATATTCCGAGCAGAAATTTAAGAATTTCTTCTATGGACGCGAAGGACAGCGGAAGACTTTGGATCTTGTGTTCAATGATCCGATTCCAATTGATATTTTCCAAGCGCTCTTTAAATGGCCGCACAAGTCCATTGAATATAACTCATTTGATCGGATGATCGTGCCGTTCGCCCAGCAGGATAAGGCCAATAAAAAAGTGTATTTGGTCTCATACAGCAAGGAAACGGTACTTGAGCTGACAATTGAGTCCGCCAATTACCGTAATCTGATGGACAGTATCGCAGCCGCTCAAAACAAGATGCCGCGCTATGATCTATATACATTCTCAACAAATTCAAAACGAGATTTCCTTCTTCCGAGAAAGCAAAAGAAGCTTGAAGCGAAAATGTTCTTTATCGAAACGATAAAGACAAACAAATTCAAAGATGCTTTGTTTACGGACCCGAGCCTTGTCGGTGAGGAATCTAATTTAAACCGGACGGTGTACACAGATGGCACAAGCCGCCTTGAAGCCAATCAAAAAGACCACCGCATTCAATATCAGCACCGCAATATCAATTCCAGTACTGTTTTCCAAACGGGGGATTTGATCAAGCGAAGCGTGAAATATTTCAATGATACGGGAAGCTTTACTGATGACTATCAATACTTTGGTATCAACAGCAACCAGCAGCTGTCCTTTAATATGTTTATGGACGGTCTGCCGATTGTTAACAGCACAAAGCATCCATTTGGGATGACCTCCCTTGAAGTCCAATGGGCGAATGATGATATTTTGAATTACAAGCGTCCAAACTATATTCTTGGCAATAAAGCGAGTCAAAGTGAACAGGTCAAGCTGATGAACGGGACAGAGCTGAAGAATTTGATCATCAAGCAGACGAAATATGATGACCTGGAGAAAATTGAACAGATTTTCCCGGCCTATCAAGCTACTTCAACCGCATCAGATCAAGATCAAGCGATGTTTGTCTGGCTGGAGCCTGTATGGTGCATGAAATATAACGGCAAAACCGTGATTCTATCGAATGATCTTTTGACAGAGGGGAGCGAGAATCATGGAGTGGAATAA
- the walK gene encoding cell wall metabolism sensor histidine kinase WalK produces MSKVGFFRSIHFKLTLIYVLLIIVAMQIIGVYFVKQLEQSLINSYDNSLNQRIYSLSYYLEQDSSKSKAELKEDAQKILNDFNNKDESNEISEVSYIDESREVIASVNNGSQEIAGKKITDQIISRIFAVGKDYEKKFYDPESNKRVRISATAVKNENQETVGVIYVVSSMESVFNQMRTINTILATGTLIALGITALLGIFIFRTITHPISDMRKQAIELAKGNFSRKVRKYGHDEIGQLATTFNHLTRELEEAQLMTEGERKKLSSVIAYMTDGVIATNQNGAIILLNSPALELLNVSRETALEMPITSLLGLEETHTFEDLVENQDSMLIEIEREDQLSVLRVNFSVIQKEHGKIDGLIAVIYDVTEQEKIDAERREFVANVSHELRTPLTTMRSYLEALAEGAIGDKELAPRFLSVTQNETERMIRLVNDLLQLSKFDSKDYQFNREWTNFIRFISLVIDRFEMTKEQHVDFIRNLPQREVYVEIDQDKITQVLDNIISNAMKYSPEGGHITFTVDLDEEKGLVLFSVKDEGIGIPKKDMDKIFERFYRVDKARTRKLGGTGLGLAIAKEMVQAHGGDIWADSIEGKGTTVTFTLPYNEEQEDDWDEA; encoded by the coding sequence ATGAGTAAAGTAGGTTTTTTTCGCTCGATTCACTTCAAATTGACCTTGATTTACGTGCTGCTGATCATCGTTGCCATGCAGATCATTGGCGTGTACTTTGTGAAGCAGCTAGAGCAGTCCTTAATTAATTCATACGATAATTCCTTGAATCAGCGAATCTACTCGTTATCGTATTACCTAGAACAAGATTCATCGAAAAGCAAGGCAGAATTAAAAGAGGATGCTCAAAAGATATTAAATGATTTTAACAACAAAGATGAGTCTAATGAAATCTCTGAAGTCAGCTATATTGACGAAAGCAGAGAGGTTATAGCCTCTGTAAATAACGGCAGCCAAGAGATTGCCGGCAAGAAAATCACTGATCAAATCATCAGCCGTATTTTCGCGGTTGGCAAAGACTATGAGAAAAAATTCTATGACCCTGAATCAAATAAAAGGGTGCGTATTTCTGCGACAGCCGTAAAAAATGAGAATCAAGAGACCGTTGGTGTGATTTATGTTGTGTCTTCAATGGAAAGTGTGTTTAACCAAATGAGAACCATTAACACCATTTTAGCGACTGGCACACTCATAGCACTTGGGATAACTGCTCTACTTGGTATCTTCATCTTCAGAACGATCACCCATCCTATTTCAGATATGAGAAAGCAAGCGATCGAGCTTGCCAAAGGGAACTTCTCCCGAAAGGTCCGAAAGTATGGGCATGACGAGATCGGCCAGCTTGCGACAACCTTTAACCATCTGACGAGAGAGCTGGAGGAAGCTCAGCTGATGACGGAGGGTGAGCGGAAAAAGCTTTCTTCTGTCATTGCCTATATGACAGACGGTGTCATCGCAACAAACCAAAACGGTGCAATTATTCTATTAAACAGCCCCGCATTAGAGCTGTTAAATGTTTCACGTGAAACAGCACTAGAGATGCCAATTACGTCATTGCTTGGCTTAGAGGAAACTCATACATTTGAAGATTTAGTCGAAAATCAAGATTCCATGCTGATAGAAATTGAACGCGAAGACCAGCTGTCAGTATTGCGTGTTAATTTCTCCGTCATTCAGAAAGAGCATGGGAAAATTGATGGCTTAATTGCGGTCATTTATGACGTCACAGAGCAGGAGAAAATTGATGCTGAACGCCGTGAATTCGTCGCGAACGTATCGCATGAGTTGCGCACACCGCTGACGACGATGCGAAGCTATCTTGAGGCGCTTGCTGAAGGTGCGATTGGTGATAAAGAGCTTGCGCCAAGATTCCTTAGTGTCACGCAAAATGAAACTGAGCGCATGATCCGGCTTGTCAATGACCTGTTGCAGCTGTCTAAGTTCGACAGTAAGGATTATCAATTCAACCGTGAGTGGACGAACTTTATCAGATTTATCTCACTTGTCATTGATCGTTTTGAAATGACAAAGGAGCAGCATGTTGATTTTATCCGCAATCTGCCGCAGCGTGAAGTATATGTGGAAATCGATCAAGATAAAATTACACAGGTGCTCGATAATATCATTTCCAATGCCATGAAATACTCACCAGAGGGTGGACACATCACGTTTACTGTCGATCTCGATGAGGAGAAAGGCCTTGTGTTATTCAGCGTGAAAGATGAAGGAATCGGTATTCCGAAGAAGGATATGGATAAAATCTTTGAACGTTTTTATCGGGTAGATAAAGCAAGAACAAGAAAGCTTGGCGGAACCGGCCTCGGTCTTGCGATTGCAAAAGAAATGGTTCAGGCTCATGGCGGAGATATTTGGGCCGACAGCATTGAAGGAAAAGGGACAACGGTGACCTTTACCCTTCCGTACAATGAAGAACAAGAGGATGATTGGGATGAAGCGTGA
- the yycF gene encoding response regulator YycF has product MEKKILVVDDEKPIADILEFNLRKEGYEVHCAYDGNEALEMVEEIKPDIILLDIMLPNKDGVEVCREVRKKYDMPIIMLTAKDSEIDKVIGLELGADDYVTKPFSTRELLARVKANLRRQTATPQTEEESESNDIEIGSLVIYPDAYVVSKREETIELTHREFELLHYLAKHIGQVMTREHLLQTVWGYDYFGDVRTVDVTVRRLREKIEDNPSHPSWIVTRRGVGYYLRNPEQD; this is encoded by the coding sequence ATGGAAAAAAAGATTCTTGTCGTAGATGATGAAAAACCGATTGCTGATATATTGGAATTTAATTTAAGGAAAGAGGGCTATGAGGTTCATTGTGCATATGACGGAAACGAAGCCCTTGAAATGGTAGAAGAAATCAAGCCGGATATTATTCTGCTCGATATTATGCTGCCGAATAAAGATGGGGTTGAAGTATGCCGTGAAGTGAGAAAGAAATATGACATGCCGATTATCATGCTGACAGCAAAAGACTCTGAAATTGATAAAGTCATCGGCCTTGAGCTTGGCGCAGATGATTATGTGACGAAGCCTTTCAGCACGCGTGAGCTGCTTGCCCGTGTGAAAGCGAATTTGAGAAGACAAACCGCTACTCCGCAGACGGAGGAAGAATCTGAATCAAATGATATTGAGATTGGATCACTCGTCATTTATCCAGATGCGTATGTGGTGTCTAAGCGCGAGGAAACGATTGAATTGACGCACCGTGAGTTCGAACTGCTTCATTACTTGGCGAAACATATCGGACAAGTCATGACACGTGAGCACTTGCTGCAAACCGTATGGGGCTACGATTACTTCGGAGATGTCCGTACAGTAGATGTCACAGTCCGCCGTCTTCGTGAAAAGATTGAGGACAACCCTAGCCACCCGAGCTGGATCGTGACAAGACGAGGCGTAGGCTACTATTTAAGAAACCCAGAACAGGACTAA
- a CDS encoding redoxin domain-containing protein — translation MSSFKLGDKMPNFSLPTIQGDHIDFDKHLEEHQSWHLIVFFRGSWCPVCAEELKEFEQQQSYFQDKDIHLMTISTDNPDDLKKFADKEGLSFPIMYDHDLTSLKAYEVHYHGEDAPYEDHGVHGEPAYFLLNEKGQVLYQQRQTSPFGRPHANELRKIIQYIRKNLKGQYKSLK, via the coding sequence ATGAGTTCATTCAAATTAGGAGATAAAATGCCCAACTTTTCACTTCCAACAATACAGGGCGATCACATTGATTTCGACAAACATTTAGAGGAGCATCAAAGCTGGCACCTTATCGTTTTCTTTAGAGGATCTTGGTGCCCGGTATGTGCAGAAGAATTAAAAGAGTTCGAGCAGCAGCAGTCATATTTTCAGGACAAGGATATTCACTTGATGACGATTTCAACGGATAACCCTGATGACTTGAAGAAATTTGCGGATAAAGAGGGACTGTCCTTTCCCATCATGTATGACCATGACCTCACGTCATTAAAAGCATATGAGGTCCACTATCACGGGGAAGATGCCCCATATGAAGACCACGGGGTACACGGTGAACCTGCTTATTTCTTATTAAATGAAAAAGGGCAAGTGCTCTATCAGCAAAGACAAACAAGTCCGTTTGGCAGACCGCATGCCAACGAACTACGCAAAATCATCCAATACATCCGTAAAAATTTAAAAGGCCAATATAAAAGCCTGAAGTAA
- a CDS encoding DUF418 domain-containing protein, which yields MKERIRLLDILRGFAILGTLGTNVWFFAYAGDTFATDQIADEYEYGSFLESFVSMFVYGKMLSLLTIMFGIGLELKYQKAKRKNTPWPGTYLWILLFLFIEGFVHFALVMEYDVLMSYAVTGLLVAYIIRGGSRRIKKGMIFSGVIHLLVMSCLMVYSLSEMESAFDDQGGETALEEQLPETWISQVQERLQSFFMYREEAIFIIPMNTFLFLLGVRMMRAGVFYANERGQFLRNILFRIGVWVGLPLNALVFIPNDLMEFVVRYVFSPFLSIFYIAVIAKLLARTGSWFMWTWFEYVGKMALSCYILQNVICSILFYSWGLGLGGQINAPLIVLTWLLISLLQIAISACCLNVSGIGPMEYIRSRVLRRVTKTQYVYEKRTS from the coding sequence GTGAAAGAAAGAATACGATTATTAGATATTTTACGAGGTTTTGCCATACTAGGCACATTGGGAACGAACGTCTGGTTTTTTGCGTATGCAGGGGATACCTTTGCGACAGATCAGATTGCAGATGAATATGAATATGGCAGTTTTCTTGAAAGCTTTGTCTCCATGTTTGTTTATGGAAAAATGCTCTCGCTACTCACGATCATGTTTGGGATTGGATTGGAGCTGAAATACCAGAAGGCAAAAAGGAAAAACACGCCTTGGCCGGGTACTTATTTATGGATTCTTTTATTTTTATTCATCGAAGGTTTTGTCCATTTTGCACTTGTGATGGAATATGATGTGCTCATGAGTTATGCCGTTACGGGGTTGCTTGTGGCTTACATTATACGGGGAGGCAGCAGGCGCATCAAAAAGGGTATGATATTCTCAGGTGTGATTCATCTGCTCGTCATGTCATGTCTGATGGTGTACTCCCTCTCTGAAATGGAGTCAGCGTTCGATGATCAAGGCGGTGAAACAGCGCTGGAAGAGCAGCTGCCAGAGACATGGATCTCGCAGGTTCAAGAACGGTTACAATCCTTTTTCATGTACCGAGAAGAAGCGATCTTTATCATTCCAATGAACACATTTCTGTTTTTATTAGGTGTGCGGATGATGAGAGCCGGTGTATTTTATGCAAATGAACGCGGACAATTTCTCCGAAACATATTGTTCCGAATCGGAGTGTGGGTTGGTCTGCCTCTGAATGCACTAGTCTTCATTCCGAACGATCTAATGGAATTTGTGGTGCGCTACGTCTTTTCACCATTCCTCTCTATTTTCTATATAGCTGTCATTGCAAAGCTCCTGGCACGCACGGGGTCATGGTTCATGTGGACTTGGTTTGAATATGTAGGGAAAATGGCGCTTAGCTGCTACATCCTGCAAAATGTGATCTGCTCCATTCTTTTTTATAGCTGGGGATTGGGTCTCGGAGGTCAAATCAACGCACCCCTTATTGTATTGACATGGCTGTTGATTTCACTTCTGCAAATCGCGATTTCAGCTTGCTGCTTAAATGTCTCGGGAATCGGCCCAATGGAATATATCCGTTCACGGGTACTTCGCCGGGTGACGAAGACACAATATGTTTACGAAAAGAGAACAAGCTAA
- a CDS encoding adenylosuccinate synthase, which translates to MSSVVVVGTQWGDEGKGKITDFLSENAEVIARYQGGNNAGHTIKFDGVTYKLHLIPSGIFYKEKTCVIGNGMVVDPKALVTELAYLHDRNVSTDNLRISNRAHVILPYHLKLDEVEEERKGANKIGTTKKGIGPAYMDKAARIGIRVADLLDREVFEEKLARNLEEKNRLLEKMYDTEGFKIEDILDEYYEYGQQVKKYVVDTSVVLNDALDEGRRVLFEGAQGVMLDIDQGTYPFVTSSNPVAGGVTIGSGVGPTKIQHVVGVSKAYTTRVGDGPFPTELHDEIGDQIREVGREYGTTTGRPRRVGWFDSVVVRHARRVSGITDLSLNSIDVLTGIEKLKICVAYKLNGEITEEFPASLNELAKCEPVYEEMPGWTEDITGVKNLSELPANARHYLERISQLTGIPLSIFSVGPDRSQTNVVRSVYRP; encoded by the coding sequence ATGTCTTCAGTAGTCGTAGTAGGTACGCAGTGGGGTGACGAAGGGAAAGGGAAAATTACCGATTTCCTTTCAGAAAATGCAGAGGTGATTGCCCGTTATCAAGGGGGAAACAATGCAGGTCACACGATCAAATTTGATGGAGTGACATACAAGCTACACCTCATTCCATCCGGTATTTTTTATAAAGAGAAAACTTGTGTCATTGGTAATGGAATGGTGGTTGATCCTAAAGCGTTGGTCACTGAGCTTGCGTATCTTCACGATCGGAATGTGAGTACAGATAACCTCAGAATCAGCAATAGAGCCCATGTTATTCTGCCTTACCATTTAAAATTGGACGAGGTAGAAGAGGAGCGGAAAGGGGCTAACAAGATCGGCACGACGAAAAAAGGAATCGGACCAGCTTATATGGACAAAGCAGCCCGCATCGGTATCCGTGTCGCAGATCTATTAGATCGTGAAGTATTTGAAGAGAAGCTTGCACGTAATCTAGAAGAGAAAAATCGTCTTTTAGAGAAAATGTACGACACAGAAGGTTTCAAAATAGAAGATATTTTAGACGAGTATTATGAATATGGCCAGCAAGTGAAAAAATATGTCGTAGACACATCGGTTGTTCTGAATGATGCACTAGATGAAGGCCGCCGCGTGCTATTTGAAGGAGCACAAGGGGTTATGCTTGATATCGATCAAGGGACATATCCATTTGTGACGTCATCTAACCCAGTAGCTGGAGGAGTGACGATTGGTTCTGGTGTAGGACCGACGAAGATTCAACATGTGGTTGGCGTGTCAAAAGCTTACACAACTCGTGTTGGAGATGGCCCATTCCCGACAGAACTCCATGATGAAATTGGTGATCAAATTCGTGAAGTTGGCCGTGAATATGGTACGACAACTGGACGCCCGCGCCGTGTCGGCTGGTTTGATAGCGTTGTTGTCCGTCATGCACGCCGTGTGAGCGGAATTACAGATTTATCTCTTAACTCAATTGATGTACTGACAGGGATTGAAAAATTGAAAATCTGTGTCGCTTATAAATTGAATGGAGAAATCACAGAGGAATTCCCAGCAAGCCTAAATGAATTAGCAAAATGTGAGCCTGTCTACGAAGAAATGCCAGGATGGACAGAGGATATTACAGGCGTGAAGAACTTAAGTGAACTGCCTGCAAATGCCCGCCATTATTTAGAACGTATTTCACAATTAACAGGTATTCCACTTTCCATTTTCTCAGTCGGACCAGATCGTTCACAAACGAACGTTGTCCGCAGTGTGTACCGTCCATAA
- the dnaB gene encoding replicative DNA helicase produces MTELLDDRLPPQNIEAEQAVLGAVFIEPSALTLASEVLIPEDFYRMSHQKIYNAMLVLGNRGEPVDLVTVTSELANTDLLEEVGGISYLTDIANSVPTAANIEYYAKIVEEKSILRRLIRTATTIAQDGYTREDEVEDLLSDAEKTIMEVAQRKNSGAFQNIKDVLVQTYDNIEQLHNRKGDITGIPTGFSELDRMTAGFQRNDLIIVAARPSVGKTAFALNIAQNVATKTDESVAIFSLEMGAEQLVMRMLCAEGNINAQNLRTGNLTEEDWGKLTMAMGSLSNSGIFIDDTPGIRVSEIRSKCRRLKQENGLGMILIDYLQLIQGSGRSSDNRQQEVSEISRALKSLARELEVPVIALSQLSRGVEQRQDKRPMMSDIRESGSIEQDADIVAFLYRDDYYDKESENKNIIEIIIAKQRNGPVGTVSLAFVKEYNKFVNLERRFDDAGVPPGA; encoded by the coding sequence ATGACGGAACTTCTCGATGACCGGCTGCCGCCGCAAAATATAGAAGCCGAGCAGGCCGTATTAGGTGCTGTTTTTATAGAACCATCTGCGCTAACGCTCGCTTCTGAGGTATTAATTCCAGAGGATTTCTATAGAATGTCGCATCAAAAGATTTACAATGCGATGCTTGTACTTGGCAATAGAGGGGAACCGGTCGATCTTGTCACGGTGACATCAGAGCTTGCCAATACAGATTTACTAGAAGAGGTAGGCGGGATTTCCTATTTAACCGATATTGCGAACTCTGTCCCAACTGCCGCAAACATTGAATACTATGCAAAAATTGTAGAAGAAAAATCCATTTTAAGACGTCTGATCCGTACTGCGACAACCATTGCACAGGATGGGTACACGCGTGAGGATGAAGTAGAAGACCTGTTGAGCGATGCTGAAAAGACCATTATGGAAGTGGCGCAGCGTAAAAACTCAGGAGCCTTTCAAAACATTAAGGACGTTCTTGTTCAAACATACGATAATATTGAACAGCTTCATAACCGTAAAGGCGATATCACAGGGATTCCAACGGGTTTCTCTGAGCTTGACCGGATGACAGCTGGATTTCAGCGAAATGATTTAATCATTGTGGCGGCTCGTCCATCAGTAGGGAAAACAGCCTTCGCATTGAACATTGCCCAAAATGTCGCGACCAAAACGGACGAAAGTGTTGCTATCTTTAGTTTAGAGATGGGTGCAGAGCAGCTAGTCATGCGTATGCTTTGTGCAGAGGGGAATATCAATGCACAAAACCTAAGAACCGGTAATCTGACAGAAGAGGACTGGGGCAAGCTGACAATGGCAATGGGCTCGCTGTCAAACAGCGGGATTTTCATTGATGATACACCTGGAATTAGAGTAAGTGAAATTCGCTCGAAATGCCGCCGCCTGAAGCAAGAAAATGGTCTTGGCATGATCCTGATTGATTACTTGCAGCTCATTCAAGGGAGCGGACGATCAAGCGATAACCGTCAGCAAGAGGTATCAGAAATCTCTAGGGCACTAAAATCGCTGGCAAGGGAGCTTGAAGTTCCAGTTATTGCTTTGTCTCAGCTTTCCCGTGGGGTAGAGCAGCGTCAGGACAAACGTCCGATGATGTCTGATATCCGTGAATCAGGAAGTATCGAGCAGGATGCCGATATCGTGGCATTCCTTTATCGTGATGATTACTATGACAAAGAATCAGAGAATAAGAACATTATTGAAATCATTATTGCTAAGCAGCGTAACGGTCCAGTCGGTACAGTATCGCTGGCGTTCGTCAAAGAATATAACAAATTCGTCAACCTGGAAAGAAGGTTTGATGATGCGGGTGTTCCGCCCGGTGCTTAA
- a CDS encoding AraC family transcriptional regulator gives MGNNNQLRTLKNAEQFIYRLTYIERINNAELPHTEQQLSDTFCLLFSISGSGLLTLNDQKWRLKHLTLYTIMPGETFMLKTEPYQKHELYLFRFQLYTLQDQNIGEVSTEHARSLLNKWQFIDISSIEQIHSLLPEMTEEWQKTESISFFRSQTLFQQLIMQLFTLQNEDICDTAHALFKTKLYIDQHSEEPLSLTSLSHMAGISANHYSELFKKHFDVSVTDYITKKRMARAKQLMAKGNAKLKDIALEIGYQDPYYFSRIFKKKTGMTPSTYMKSRQRKIAAYGHSILGQLTPIHIIPYAAPLHPKWTAHDFDHHAEEIPIHLSAHRINEYAEANLQQLKDTKPELIIANDHVTEEEKQVLKTICPVHFVPFTQSDWRTQFRQTAMFLNEAKEAEDWLIHYEELVIQAKRACLFDHPPKTVLPLRIFQDQLYLSVNRTMSEVIFQDIGLLPAFQNDGQLIEKKISIRFIQQLDPDAIFLFLHKEPKTIAFYQKLKQQEAWQNLKAVTQQAVYPLTSDPWREYTAASHQRVIQDLLSFFP, from the coding sequence ATGGGAAACAACAATCAATTACGTACATTGAAAAATGCCGAACAATTCATCTATCGATTAACATATATTGAAAGAATAAATAATGCAGAGCTTCCACATACGGAGCAGCAGCTATCAGATACATTCTGCCTCCTCTTCAGCATAAGCGGCAGCGGTTTACTCACATTGAACGATCAAAAATGGCGATTGAAACATCTGACACTCTATACGATCATGCCGGGGGAAACATTTATGTTGAAAACAGAGCCTTATCAAAAACACGAGCTCTATCTGTTTCGCTTTCAGCTCTACACGCTGCAAGATCAAAACATAGGAGAAGTATCAACTGAACATGCCCGTTCCTTACTGAATAAATGGCAATTTATCGATATTAGCTCGATTGAACAAATCCATTCTTTACTGCCTGAAATGACAGAGGAATGGCAAAAAACTGAATCCATTAGCTTTTTTAGAAGCCAAACTCTTTTTCAACAGCTCATTATGCAGCTTTTCACACTGCAAAATGAGGATATTTGTGACACGGCACATGCCCTTTTCAAAACAAAACTATATATCGATCAACATTCCGAAGAACCCCTCAGCCTTACAAGTTTATCTCATATGGCTGGCATCAGCGCCAATCATTACAGTGAGCTATTTAAAAAGCATTTTGATGTGAGTGTCACTGATTATATCACTAAGAAAAGGATGGCTAGAGCCAAACAATTAATGGCAAAAGGCAACGCAAAGCTCAAAGACATTGCACTGGAAATCGGCTATCAAGATCCTTATTACTTTAGCCGCATCTTTAAGAAAAAAACGGGTATGACCCCTTCTACTTATATGAAAAGCCGTCAGCGGAAAATTGCAGCCTATGGTCATTCCATACTCGGCCAGCTCACACCCATTCATATCATCCCATATGCTGCCCCTCTTCACCCTAAATGGACAGCACATGATTTTGATCATCATGCAGAAGAAATTCCGATTCACCTGAGTGCACATCGGATCAACGAGTATGCTGAAGCCAATTTACAGCAATTAAAGGACACAAAACCTGAGCTGATCATTGCCAATGATCATGTGACAGAGGAAGAAAAACAAGTGTTAAAAACCATCTGTCCTGTTCACTTTGTTCCATTCACACAATCGGATTGGCGCACTCAATTCAGACAAACAGCTATGTTCCTAAACGAAGCGAAGGAAGCAGAAGACTGGCTGATTCATTACGAGGAACTCGTCATTCAAGCGAAAAGGGCATGCCTTTTTGATCATCCACCAAAAACCGTCCTGCCTCTTCGAATCTTTCAAGATCAGCTCTATTTGTCTGTGAATCGCACCATGTCTGAAGTAATTTTTCAAGACATTGGTCTTCTGCCAGCGTTTCAGAATGATGGTCAGCTAATAGAAAAAAAAATCAGCATTCGCTTCATACAACAGCTAGATCCAGACGCCATCTTCCTCTTCTTGCATAAAGAACCAAAAACCATTGCTTTTTATCAAAAGTTAAAGCAACAGGAGGCTTGGCAGAATCTCAAAGCTGTGACGCAACAAGCTGTCTATCCACTCACTTCTGACCCTTGGCGTGAATACACAGCAGCCAGTCATCAACGAGTCATTCAGGACCTTTTATCTTTTTTTCCGTAA